In Lycium ferocissimum isolate CSIRO_LF1 chromosome 7, AGI_CSIRO_Lferr_CH_V1, whole genome shotgun sequence, the sequence AGCTTTCCCCAACTAACGCAACAACTAAAGACGAATAAAGCATTGGaataacaattaaaaaataaaaaagagagagagaaaacacGTTTACAAAACCAGAGAAAATTGAGAAGtaacaaaatattttgaaaagtcTCTACAAATTaatgaaatggataaaaatcacagtgatcatgatttatattttaatagcaaaaaaaaaaatattagatgaATTTCTTCTTATTTGTATAAGTTAGCTATTCACCACGCTCAGGGCCAGAGCTAGGGGATGCAAGCGAGTTTATCCCAATCTCATTTGTCGAAATATTACTCCTTTGTTGAAAAATTTACAAGGTCAAtaacttttatgtatataaagtgtatattaTGAATTTACTTTGACTTCTTCCTGtgttaacttttttttatatatattgaattttttactAAAATTTTAATTACGTTGATCTATACACCacaactatattaaaaaaaaattatataaatatatatatatatatatatatatatatatatatatatatatatattatgtaaatattttcttatattatcaaatcattcAAATTATATCTGCCAATAAAATTCCTTTAGTATATtaaatgtttaaaaataaaatattcaaatgatAAAAATGTAACCTAAAATGATATCCTTTTAGTAATTTACTTGACTTCTTCATGTATCAACATTTATATATTGAATTTCCTTACTGAAAATTTTAATTACGGTAATCTATACACCAcaattatattataaaaaaaaaatatataaatatattatgtaaatattttcttatattattatatcaTTCAAATAATATGTGCCAATAAAACTTCCTCTCTAGTTTAATGATATAAAATTTTCGTACGTTACTTAAACTCATAtactattaaaaatatatatatatatatatatatatatatatatatatatatatatatatatatatatatatatatatatatatgcattaaaATATGTACTAGTCATACAGATAATTTAGACAATACCACTATATAATACTGAATTCAACCATTTGAATTTCACTTTCTCTCAAAAGCAGCAAAAACAGAGCATTCCCACTTTTTTCCCTCTAAAGAATTATATTCTTCTCTTTGTTCTTCTTTattcatacaacaacaacaatatcattctTTACATACACTAAGTAAATAACACTAACAACCCACATATGTTACAAAATAACATACTACAATTTTAGGTTGTCGGTGATATTAATTTGAGGATGTTATTGTTTTGGGTGTTTTTGATTTTGACGGTGACGGTGACGGTGACGGTGGCTGAGGTGGCGTTACCGTTAGAAAGGGTATTTCGGACAAGTGAATTAAGTCAACTTAAAGTGTTTGACCGAATTAGACATGGAAGAATGTTGCAACAATTACCTAATGGAGTTGTTGATTTTTCAGTTGAAGGCACTTATGATCCATTTCTTGTTGGGTGGGTATTTTTgcaaattacattttttttttcttctttatattGATTATAATATGATTTTACCTGTTCTTGATGATCTGTTTTTGTGAAATTTAGCTAATAAAATAGTTGCTTTGTCAAAAGTGTGTGTTGGAAATTGGgtagttctctttttttttttttttttgtgtgttattattataatttttttttgcatatttattgatgataatgtgaatttagctTCAAGAACTGTTATTGGTGAtctgtttcatgaaatttaggTAAATTAGTTGCTTTCTTGATGGTTTCTTTGTCAAAAGTGTGTGTTGGAAATTGGGTagttctctcttcttctttttcttctctattatttttattattattattattattattattattattattattgcatatttattgatgataatgtgaatttagctTCAAGAACTGTTCTTGGTGATTTGTTTTATGAAATCTAGCTAATAaagtagttgttgttttgttaatgaTTCATTAATTGTTTGAAATTGGGTAGTCCTCAATTTGTTTCTTGTTTTAGAATTAAGGAAACAATTTATTTGCATATTATTGATGATAACATGATTTTTAGCttcaagaacatttttttttatataagaaTTGGCTATTTTTGCAATACATTTTTTCTTCtactttgtgtgtgtgtttttttttacatttttttgtatatttattgATAGTAATTTGAATTTAGTTTCAAGAACTGTTCTTGGTGATCTGTTTTATGAAATTTAGCTAAAATAGTTGCTTTCTTGATGGTTTCTTTGTCAAAAGTGTGTGTTGGAAATTGGGtagttctctttttttcttcttattctctactttgtgttattgattttttttttttttttttttttttttttgcatatttattgatgataatgtGAATTAAGCTTCAAGAACTGTTCTTGGTGAtctgtttcatgaaatttagcTAAAGTTGTTGCTTTGTTGATTGTTTCTTTGTCAaaagtttatgttgaaaattgggtatttctctttttttcttatctactttgtgttattattcttttatttttgcatatttattgatgataatgtgaatttagtttCAAGAACTGTTCTTGGTGATCTGTTTTATGAAATTTAGCTAATAaagtagttgttgttttgttaatgaTTTCATTAATAATTTGAAATTGGGTAGTCCTCTATTTGTTTCTTGTTTAAATTACATCTTTATTTCTTCTCTACTTTGTGTTTATTTAATTGCATAATATTGTAATTTTAGCTTCAAGAACAGTTCTTGATGAtctgtttcatgaaatttagcTAATAAGTTGTTGCTTTGTTGATGATTTCATTAGTAGTGATAGTTTATGTTGGAAATTTAATAGTTTGCAAAATTAcatatttcttttctgtttttgtgttgtttattTGCATATTATTGatgataatgtgaatttagtttCAAGAACTGTTCTTGACTAtctattttatgaaatttagcTAATAAAGTAGTTGAATTGTTAATCATTTGAAAAGCTTATGTTGGAAATTGAATAgttctctttttgtttctttcttacGATCCATTTCTTGTTGGATATTTTGCAAATACTTTCTTTTCCTTCCCTACGTTtgtgtttatttatttaattcttgttAATTATAACATGATTTTAACTGTTCTTGACGAcctgtttcatgaaatttactAGTAAAGTAGTTGCTTTCGAAAGCTTATGTTGGAAATTGGGTAGTTTTCTTGTTGGATATTTTTgcaattacattttttttccttctctaattttttttttttttttttttttttgatgatgtGAATTTAGCTTCAAGAACGGTTCTTGGTAAtctgtttcatgaaatttagcTAATAAAGTAGTTTCCTTGTTGATTATTTCAAAAGCTTATGTTGTTCTCTTTTCGGATATTTCTGCAATTGCGTATTTCTTCTCTAATTTGTGTTTATTTATTTGCATATTATTGATTATAACATGATTTTAGCTTCAAGAACTGTTCTTGGTGAtctgtttcatgaaatttagcTAAAAAGTGGTTGCTTTGTTGATTATTTCAAAAGCTTATGTTGGAAATTGGGTAGTTttctttttgcttctttttttgcaattacattttttttcttttctactttgtgttgttattcttttttgtttttgcatatttattgatgataatgtGTACTTAGTTTCAAGAACTGTTCTTGTTGATCTGTTTAATGAAATAGCTAATAAGTagatttttttatgattttattagtaGTGAAAGTTTTTTTGGAAATTGGGTagttctctttttatttctcgtTTAAGAATTTagaggggaaaaaaagaagTGTCTTGGACTGGTGGCAAGGGTAATTGGTACTGCTTGTTTCTTTGATTGTTTCTTGGTTTTAGTAGTAGTATAGTACTGTATTAATACTTGCACTTCTCCCCTTTTTTCTCAGTAGATTGAGTATGTACTAAGGTGGATTTGTGGCCTTGGAACTCTTGTTTACTtatctttcttgttttttcctTACTTTTTTCTGATCTAAAGGCTAAGGTTAATCATTTTTTGGAGCAGCTTTATGATTGATTTACAAGTTATGTATCTATCACAGTGAATGTTAGTTGAggatatgattttttttcagGCTTTACTTTACAAGAGTTCAGTTGGGTTCCCCTCCAAAGGAATTCTATGTACAGATAGATACTGGAAGTGATGTGTTGTGGGTTAGTTGTGCTAACTGTAATGGTTGCCCGACATCTAGTGGACTTCAGGTTCGGATATTATTATACCTGCAaatttccatgttttctttttcttttctgaagAGTTCTGTTGTAAGAATAGTGcttgattaatttttttcttcctgtAGCAGATTGAGTTAGACTTCTTTGATCCATCAAGTTCTTCAACAGCTCGACCGATCTCATGTTCAGACCAAAGATGTGCTCTTGGAGAACAATCTTCCGACTCTGGGTGTTCTACTCAAAATCAGTGCGGTTATACGTTCCAATATGGTGATGGCAGTGGGACATCAGGTTTTTATGTAGCAGATTTAATGCATTTTGATACGATCGTGGGGAATTCTTTGACGACAAACTCGTCTGCTCCTGTTGTTTTCGGGTGAGCTATCATTCATCTTTTTAGTTTGGGATGGCATATGTAATTACTTAGAGATAAATACAATGCCTTTCGGTGATCTAATTTACAAaatagccagcaaatgtatagattttgtatatacatataaatatacatataatatacataatcagtgtatagTTCTTGGATATTTCGGCTAGCGCACGTAATTAATTTGGACTGATGggtcaaaaatgaaaaaagccaTTATTACTTTCCGCTTTTTGTCAGTGTTTTAACCTTATTGCTGTTGGGATTTTATGACACAGCTGTAGCACAACACAGACTGGTGACCTGACTAAGCCTGACAGAGCAATTGATGGGATCTTTGGATTTGGGCAGCAGGGATTGTCGGTCATCGCACAACTTTCGTCCCAAGGAGTGACCCCAAATGTGTTTTCACATTGCTTGAAAGGAAGTAATGGCGGAGGTGGTATCTTGGTGCTAGGTCAGATTGTGGAGCCAAATTTAGTTTACACTCCACTTGTCCCATCACAGTATGTTAATCTCTTTCATGGCGGGCTTGCATGACTTCATTTatctttctacatagttcatgGCCATGTTTCCTGTTTTCTTTGCCTAACCTCTTGCAAAGCTATGTCATCTGCGCTAAATATTGGCATAGTAAAGGCATTCTTTTAATCAGATCTCACCTAAGATGATAAAAGAAGCAATGAAAAGTTACACATTTGGCTAATAAGTTTGCTTACCCAGATATTTTTATGTGAAGTTTCCTTTATATGTAAAGTTATTGAGTTTGAGATCTTGGGAAAAAGTTGCTCTGTCCCGATTTGAGTGCAAAAGTACTTGTTTTCGTCTCTGGTGGGGTAAGCCATGTCAATTCATATAAGAACATATTATTAAAGGCAAAAGGGGGATGTGAAAATTAAATTATTGATGCtaggaagtagaaaatgtgATTGACCATTTAGGTGGGATGCGTTTGATATGTTTACTTTGTTAGTAATTTGAGCTTTGTTTCCCCAATAATCTTGCAAATATCTGTTACCAAGGAGCTGAATTGTGCACTCCTTGCCCTGGATTAAATCATAACCTTTGTTGCTGTATGGACTCTTGAATTGATTGAGCTTCCAATAAAATGTGAGCAGACTGTAATCTTTAATGTATAAGCCTATAGGCTAATAGAGCTTTGATTTTTCTATTCTTTACCCCAAAGTAAATATGGACAACCTAAGTTTTGTACGTTACATGAATGACTTGGCAGTGATTTCCTAATTTTCTGATAATGTTATTTCAATATTTTGACCAGTTGATTCCATCTTTCACCTGCCAGTTGATTCCATCTTTCATAAATATCCCAACTTTACTCTGAATTCAtacgttctttttttttttttttttttttcaccaggCCACATTACAACGTAAATCTTCAAAGTATTGCTCTCAATGGGCAGACCTTGGCTATTAGTCCACAAGTATTTCAAACATCAAGCAACAGGGGAACCATAGTTGATTCTGGAACCACTCTGGCATATCTTGCTGAAGAAGCTTATGATCCTTTTGTTAATGCTGTAAGTTATCATTCGACAGATATCATGATTCGTTTGCACTTGAAATTTAGATCATTCACGGTGTTCATGGACTAATATTGGAGAACTTGCACTTGAATCCATTTCAGATAAGTCAGGCCGTTTCACAGAATGTGCGCCCTCTTGTTAACAAGAATAACCAGTGCTATCTAAGCACCTCCAGGTTTCTAAATATTTCAACTTGGGAGCTTCTAGACGGCTCATTTCTTTCTGATGATTTAATTCAGTTTGTACTGAAATTTTGACTAGTGcctcttctttttttactttttttttttttttttttggtgggcaGCATTGGTGATATATTTCCCACAGTGAGTTTGAACTTTGACGGTGGAGCAACAATGGTATTAAGGCCTGAGGACTACCTTATACAGCAAAACTCCATTGTAAGTGGAATTTTCTTCAAACTCGATAATGTAGTCTTAAGTTATAGATGACTTCACACCATCTACCCTTATTTTACCTACTTATGGTATATTTTAAGCATGTTAACCTGCTCAAAATTTTACTTCCAGTTATTATTTAGCTATTCATTTAGAAGAATGAGAGTTATTCGTAAATGTTGGTGCCTATTATTTTGTCACGTGTTTTATTCCAAAATATCACCAACCACATTGTGGCCAAAAGCTATTTAAGTATTTTAGTGCCTGCAATCTACTTGTGAAAGTAAATCTAtcgcattaaaatagttttgcgCTCAGTACATTTTTTGCTTTGGTAGGGTGGTGCCGCTGTCTGGTGTATGGGCTTTCAGAAAATTTCGGGCCAAGGATTGACAATTTTAGGAGGTAATCTCTTTCAAGTCAAATGAGTACACTTTTTCCCTGTACGTGATCTCATTTTTGAACTcccccttttttgttttttctcatGGCACCATCTCTTTCATCTTACTAAGCTTAAGTGGTTATTGAGATTCGTATACATTCTGTAACTTCAAAAGGACTATGATTGATATCTGATCTCGTTTTTACTGCCTAATGTTTTTGCCAGTTACGTCTTTTGATCATTTCATGACTCATAATTCTTAATACATATTTGATATTTACTAGTAAAGCGTTTGCTTTAGTGATTGTGTCATTGTAGATGGACGCAATCTTCTTGTCGTCTTCTTTTTATtgattcatatgtatataatttttgtGTGCAGACCTTGTTCTAAAAGACAAGATCATTGTTTACGATTTGGCTGGACAACGGATTGGATGGGCTAATTACGATTGTAAGTATATGATTGTCCATACGATCTTTCACCAAACTTAATAGAATACATCATACAGCTTACAATTTCTGAAGTTATAAAACAGTTGACTGAACTCAAGATGTAGTACTTCCAGTCAAAAGACCGTTTTAAAATAGGCCAACtacttagggtgtgtttggtatgaaggaaaatattttccgtgAATGTTTACTGGAAAATAAGTGGATTTcgtacttattttcttgtgtttggttcGCAGAAAATCTTATCCAAAAAGCATTTGTGTATAATATACACAAACACTATCAGGGTGGGTGAGGGGCAAGGTCTGGGGGTAGCGGGAATTTGGTGTGTgtgttgggggtggggggggctGCTATAGGGGTGTATTGGAGGGTGGCGAGGAGACAATTTGTGTGGAATGtcacttgttttccctacttctaTCAGGGAAGTcaattttcctcatttttattAAGGAACTTGCTTTCTccgagaaaatgttttccagaAATTTTGACTaaccaaacatgggaaaattgaaaaatgttttcttcccTAACAAACACCCTTAGTCTCTTGTAAATTTAAGTACAATTTCAGTCAGTTGTCGAGTTAAGCTAAGACACGTTCCGTTATCCAATGTGTTTAATGCCAGGTTCGCAGTCTGTTAATGTTTCGGCTACCACAAGCAGAGGGAAAACCGAGTATGTAAATGCAGGACAGTTCGGTAACAACAGCTCACCACGTAATGACCCTTGCACGCTGTTATTAAGCGTCGTTCTAACTTTTATGTTGCAAGCATTAGTGTTTGGCACTTACTCGTTCTTGTAACATATTAGATATGGTGGACAACTGCTAAATTCTTTCTCATTTTTGTATAGCTCACTGTCCTATAGTTATTTATTTACCGTGGTCGATAAAAATTTAGATCTGGATTGCAGTTTTTAGGTGTTTTCTTTAATAGTAGTAGCCTTAGCTTTGGGTCTTTGTTCAAGCTATTTTCTAATTCCACTTATAGTTAAATTTCTTGTAAAGTAGATTTATACACGTGTATTACAATATTATCCATAGAGAATTACATTTGATTTTGAATGACAATTTTGTTAAATACTGCCCAATTCTAAGTTGTCTTCAGCCAACAGTGTTTTGCTGATGTCAAAGTATTTGTATTGTATTGTGGTGGAGTATTTGTTGGTTATTCCTTTTTGAGACGAATGTTTagtaaataaattattatttttatttcttttgcaaCTTACAAATGTTTCACACCAAATCTCTCTCGAGCAAATTGAGCATTTTATGAGAAAAGACCACATACCAAAATTTTGTAAGTTATTGCAGATGTAAGATCACAATCTAATATTGTCCGAAAGACTAGGTAATATATATGAGCAATCTAATATTGTCTGAAGGTTGGGCAATATAATCTAATATTGTCGGAAAGGTTGGGTAATATATGTGCAAATATTAGACCTGAAGTCTAACGTTGTCTGAGAAAGTAATTTTTTAAGGACTATATTTTCACAGCTTTTAAAATTAGGGATAATATTTAAATCGTGATCTTAAAAACGGACATTTGTGTAAATCAAGCTTGTATTGTGAATCTGAAAGGGAACAAAGTCATGTTTAGTGTCTTGCCTTTGACGTTTtgtgtcttttttttctttttgggggtAACGGAAGGTTGCATAAAAGTGGCCTCTTATTGAACTTGCTGGACACCACATGTGACAGCTACTATTTTTAGAAAATGAGATGAATTATTCATTTAGATAAGACTTTTTAAGAAAACTAATGTAAGTTTGATCTGTTTTATATTTGAACTTGATGGTACTTGCTATTTGTCAAAATAACCAATGCATAAGGAATATGTAAACTTAAGTTCCACATTTACTTAACGTTCTCAAGTTCGTATGTAATAACCAAATCtgtcaaatttttaaaatgaccCGTCAAATAATCTAGTCGAGTTCTTTTTCACTCTTTACGTAATTTAAGGCTAATCTTAATTTACAAAATCTTTTTACGAACAGTGGAGGCTAATCtacccaaaaaataattattttttatgcacTTACACgatttgaataaaagaaaatgaccttACAAAAATTCTCTCTGTTATTTTCACATATTTCTTATGTtactttttgagaaaaaaaccATATAACCAAATTTACCTCGGTACAGAGGAGGAATTTTCGAGACATTCTCTCGTCCGATAGACAGGTCAATTTAATCAAATTAGTACTGCTAGATAAGAGCCCCTTTGGATTATAAGGATTGGCTTATGTTcgttttttttaaacttttgagTGTTTGTTACTGAATTTAAAAGTTcattttgcttaaaaataagcctaaaaaattaattgaacCCATTTGACTTAAAGCTTATCTAAAAGCaacttataagttgaaacagcctttataagttaaaaaaaaataagttaggctaccccaacttatttttttttggcttataagctatattttcagcttataagctgctttttttaagcccagccaaacaggctctaaatacTGTGTAAATACACTAGTCTCATAAAGAAAAAGGACTTAATCCACAGTTCTAGTtgcacttttttcactttttttaatgAGCGGAATTCCATACCATTAGCATAGTTCTCAACACAGGGATATGAAGAAAATGTTTTTGATAACTATGAGGTTAGGATCGAATAAGAAAAGCAATTACTTTAACTATGATAGATTCACGGTATACAACCAATAGATAACATTGTTATATTCTTCCTTGTCTTCTCTATGTTACAAAAAATTCTATCCtagattttcaaaatcaaagaaatccAACGTTATCGATAGTCCAGAGAGCCTTTGACAACATCACAAGTTTACACTCGGTAGCAAAAATAATGTGGCTGTTAACCTGCCAGTTCAGCTGATCCTCAGTCACACACCGCGCACATATACTAATCTGCTTGTTGCCATACATACTATTTTGCTCACATACTATACTCAGAAAGATCTAATCCGCAAACCGGATCTTCTTTGGTGCAGCCTGAATTGCACCAACCTGCAAATCACATTATAGATATTAATTCACTTTATGCTTCTTAGACAAACCTTTTTagactaagagcccgtttggattagctgaacTCAAGCACTTTTTAAGTGTGGGAGCTGAATTTACAAATAAGCAGTTGAGTGTATGGATAGAAGTGCTAAAACTGATTCCAGAAGTGTTACAACTGCATTGCTCTTTTTCAACTCTTACATGAATAATGGAGGTCTCCTTTCTCTACCTTCTTGAGCCTAAGCATTCTCATGCAATGTCATattatactacaacatacaGAGTTGTCATGTACTATGAAAAAAAAGGTGGTATCCGGACCAACTTGCATGCACATCGACTATTCATcgggtacctgctacctccTATAACATATCTAAAAGGCTCTTTTTGGTTCAGACAAAATGGCTATCTAAATGACAGATTTCTCAATCACGATGCCTTCTGTGCTGTGTTATATGTTTCTCATGGAACTCCCTCAAGACTATACAAGAAAACTCCTCAATTTCAAGGATCGTATCTTCGAATTCTAATCCTAACTTAAATGTTAATTTCCTGATCGGCTAGGAGGTTATCTGGATTCACAGTAAGAGACCTGTGTTGATCGTTCTTCTAATTGGCATGTTAGGCACTTATTTCCTTCCTAATACCACGATCAACACAATTAGTACCTTTTATATAATGGAAATCATTTTCAAGTAATTGTCAAATTAACCAAACATCAAAGTTAGTTCCTGGACAGCTGGACCAGTTAGCAAACATGCATAAATAAGTAAAACTTGCAAACAAGATAGTACAAAATGTAATAAAAAACATGTGCTCTTACCATTTCTGGGCACTCGTAATCAATCCCAGCTGCCTCGATCCTCTTTCGCCTCTTTTTGTCACGTTTTAAAATTCCTTCAACCAACTTATTATGCTCTTCCAATGTTCTTTCCTGGATAATTATCAGCACTCGATAAGTTTCACATTTAAACAAAGTCAATTGGAGCTCATAGAATAACAAACCAAGTATCTCAAACTTTGCACAATAATGTAAAAAAGGTGAATGAGAGCTCATATAATTAAAAGCAACGTATCTAAAATGTTTGCACAATCATTTAAATAAGAGTACCACACGCACACAACAAAAGATTAAACACTACCTTGTCCTGACGCTTCCTTTCAATTTTAACCCAATCCAATGGTTTGTACCAGCGGTTCACACCTTTCCACCTGGAACAAATATACAAATTAGAGatataacaaaaaagaaaaagaagaagataacaaAATTGTCAATTCATGCAACTCCATGCTAGTAGAAAGCTTCATTCATGTAATACCATCATCTTCATGTTTGAATAATTCCTACGTATTGTTTTGCTTCATTAGATATACAAGTCAGTTTACATACATTAGCGCAGATAAATTTATTTACTACACCACTTACATATGCATCAGATTATTCGATGCCAAACTCATTCACAATGATAATGCGAGAAAACTTTGTAAGACAAATATCATCGTTTATACATAGTAAAACATTATACGTAGCATAATGGTTAATTCCATAGAGCAGAACTGGTACTCTGGAACCACACGTCATTGGAATTATTCAGAAAGGAGAACTCTCTAGACTCTAGTACAGAAACACATCCCTTTTTATAGCTGACCCTGCCACAACATTGCTGGTTGTCATCAGGTTGCTCCTGAAGGTGGAATAGGTCAGACTAGTCTTTTCCATTGATAATTTTCAAGCATTTTAACAAAATCTTTACCCCTCAACCTCAACCAAAATCACCCATAGAACTTTTATCCATCTCACTAGGAATGTTAAATTCAACCACCACTTCAGCAAGCTGTTTTGCTCTTTTTTTATCATGTCTTTTGCAAGTCATTACTGTCTCTAAAGCAAGTCAAGGACAGGGAGCAGATTCAATTTAATACAAAGTAAACAATATTAGAAAGTCCAGACTCAGCCACAACATTGCTGGTTGTCATCAGGTTGTTCCTGAAGGTGGAATAGGTCAGACTAGACTTTTCCATTGATAATTTTCAAGCATTTTAACAAAATCTTTACCTCTCAACCTCAACCAAAATCACCCATAGAACTTTTATCCATCTCACTAGGAATGTTAAATTCAACCACCACTTCAGCAAGCTGTTTTGCTCTTTTTTTATCATGTCTTTTGCAAGTCAAGGACAGGGAGCAGATTCAATTTAATACAAAGTAAACAATATTAGAAAGTCCAGActcccaaccccccccccccccccccccaaaaaaaaacaaccAAACACACAGAGACCGCccaaaaaaggaataaataaagaatgaaaaaggATGAGAGTTTTGAAGAACTCTTAAACTGAGGGACCCAAGAAACGAAATAATAAGATGATTTTAATACAATAACAATTggttttaagaaaaatgaaacCCTTACAATCTGGGATGAACATGTTCAGGAGGAATAAGACGAACTTGCAACAAGTGCTCAAATAACAGATAGTTATGCATAGTTTCCTCAACCACTTTAGCAACCTGCAATTGTCCAAAAACCCAAGATAAGATAACGGAAAGAAAATGACCAGATGGATTCTCTAAATATGGGCGCATAACACAATAAATTACTCAGGAATAGGAACAACCTCAGGGGACTCAAATTGTATGAAGCCAAAATGCTTTGATTTTCCTGTCTGTCACGAGGAAAAGACACAAGAAAacagaaggaaataagaaaagaatcaaaaGACTACTGAATAGAGAGACAATAAGAAAGATAAAAGTGTGTTATGGACTTGGAAATTTGAAGGATATATCTTACTCAAAATCAGACAAAGATGTCAAACTACACTGaataaattaaagataaagaatcAGTTGGAGCAttcacctttttattccttGCAAGTCTAAGCCTCTTAATTGTACCAAATTGCTTAAAGAAA encodes:
- the LOC132065399 gene encoding aspartic proteinase 36-like isoform X1; this encodes MLLFWVFLILTVTVTVTVAEVALPLERVFRTSELSQLKVFDRIRHGRMLQQLPNGVVDFSVEGTYDPFLVGLYFTRVQLGSPPKEFYVQIDTGSDVLWVSCANCNGCPTSSGLQQIELDFFDPSSSSTARPISCSDQRCALGEQSSDSGCSTQNQCGYTFQYGDGSGTSGFYVADLMHFDTIVGNSLTTNSSAPVVFGCSTTQTGDLTKPDRAIDGIFGFGQQGLSVIAQLSSQGVTPNVFSHCLKGSNGGGGILVLGQIVEPNLVYTPLVPSQPHYNVNLQSIALNGQTLAISPQVFQTSSNRGTIVDSGTTLAYLAEEAYDPFVNAISQAVSQNVRPLVNKNNQCYLSTSSIGDIFPTVSLNFDGGATMVLRPEDYLIQQNSIGGAAVWCMGFQKISGQGLTILGDLVLKDKIIVYDLAGQRIGWANYDCSQSVNVSATTSRGKTEYVNAGQFGNNSSPRNDPCTLLLSVVLTFMLQALVFGTYSFL
- the LOC132065399 gene encoding aspartic proteinase 36-like isoform X2, with translation MLLFWVFLILTVTVTVTVAEVALPLERVFRTSELSQLKVFDRIRHGRMLQQLPNGVVDFSVEGTYDPFLVGLYFTRVQLGSPPKEFYVQIDTGSDVLWVSCANCNGCPTSSGLQIELDFFDPSSSSTARPISCSDQRCALGEQSSDSGCSTQNQCGYTFQYGDGSGTSGFYVADLMHFDTIVGNSLTTNSSAPVVFGCSTTQTGDLTKPDRAIDGIFGFGQQGLSVIAQLSSQGVTPNVFSHCLKGSNGGGGILVLGQIVEPNLVYTPLVPSQPHYNVNLQSIALNGQTLAISPQVFQTSSNRGTIVDSGTTLAYLAEEAYDPFVNAISQAVSQNVRPLVNKNNQCYLSTSSIGDIFPTVSLNFDGGATMVLRPEDYLIQQNSIGGAAVWCMGFQKISGQGLTILGDLVLKDKIIVYDLAGQRIGWANYDCSQSVNVSATTSRGKTEYVNAGQFGNNSSPRNDPCTLLLSVVLTFMLQALVFGTYSFL
- the LOC132065400 gene encoding uncharacterized RNA-binding protein C1827.05c-like, which codes for MGAKARKKSITKTLKKGASEFSASKDKAADFLPLEGGPARKLPATEVRESKATVLYIGRIPHGFYENEMEGFFKQFGTIKRLRLARNKKTGKSKHFGFIQFESPEVAKVVEETMHNYLLFEHLLQVRLIPPEHVHPRLWKGVNRWYKPLDWVKIERKRQDKERTLEEHNKLVEGILKRDKKRRKRIEAAGIDYECPEMVGAIQAAPKKIRFAD